A region from the Triticum urartu cultivar G1812 chromosome 1, Tu2.1, whole genome shotgun sequence genome encodes:
- the LOC125551474 gene encoding E3 ubiquitin-protein ligase At1g63170-like, giving the protein MAAHPVESEASSETDNHPLLIDHMENTAHLEIAIESPRDDVASSSTTRREDNDGLDRLPHISESSSETTTASNSQSAPLARRDANRARHRQSPLNSSCWISIELVVTVSQIIAAICVLSLSRKERPHSPLFEWVIGYTVGCVATLPLLYWRYLHRNRPTTGQEPASQNFPPNSISESNSHTTNSAPGMSEAGFVTDTNGVSQNNVLTRNPRAQAYADHFRMALDCFFAVWFVVGNVWVFGGHSSAHDAPNLYRLCIAFLTFSCIGYAMPFILCALICCCLPCIISLMSFREDLNQNKGATAEAINALRTYKFKTKKSRNGEGIEVGGGVVAAGTDKERIVSAEDAICCICLARYSNNDDLRELPCTHFFHKECVDKWLKINALCPLCKAEIDSGPTTAPAIGFGRRHSDNRVGNDIESQL; this is encoded by the exons ATGGCTGCTCATCCTGTTGAATCAGAAGCAAGCAGTGAAACAGACAATCACCCTTTACTGATAGACCACATGGAAAATACTGCTCATCTTGAGATTGCAATTGAGAGCCCAAGGGATGATGTTGCTTCATCGTCAACCACTCGTCGGGAGGATAATGATGGTTTGGATCGATTGCCTCACATCTCAGAAAGTTCTTCGGAGACAACTACTGCATCTAACTCTCAAAGTGCTCCTCTAGCAAGAAGAGATGCTAATCGTGCTCGTCATCGGCAAAGTCCGTTGAATTCTAGTTGCTGGATCTCCATTGAGCTTGTTGTAACAGTTAGCCAGATTATAGCGGCCATTTGTGTTCTGTCATTGTCAAGGAAGGAACGTCCGCATTCTCCATTATTTGAGTGGGTCATTGGTTATACGGTAGGTTGTGTTGCTACTCTTCCTCTTCTCTACTGGCGCTATCTCCATCGCAACCGCCCAACAACTGGGCAAGAACCAGCAAGTCAGAACTTCCCTCCGAACAGTATATCTGAGTCCAATTCTCACACAACAAATTCGgcccctggcatgtctgaagctGGTTTTGTAACTGACACAAATGGAGTCTCGCAAAACAACGTGCTTACCAGAAATCCCAG GGCCCAAGCTTATGCCGATCACTTCAGGATGGCCCTTGACTGTTTCTTCGCCGTGTGGTTTGTTGTGGGGAATGTGTGGGTATTTGGTGGACATTCCTCTGCCCATGACGCTCCCAACTTATACAG GTTGTGTATAGCCTTCCTCACATTTAGCTGCATCGGCTATGCTATGCCTTTCATTCTGTGCGCACTGATATGTTGCTGCCTGCCCTGCATAATCTCCCTAATGAGCTTTCGTGAAGATCTAAACCAAAACAAAGGTGCTACTGCAGAAGCAATCAATGCCTTGAGAACATACAAGTTCAAAACGAAGAAGTCCCGTAACGGCGAGGGGATTGAAGTCGGCGGCGGAGTTGTTGCTGCTGGAACAGACAAGGAGCGGATTGTTTCTGCTGAAGATGCT ATTTGCTGTATCTGCCTAGCAAGATACTCgaacaatgatgatctccgagAGCTTCCTTGCACCCACTTCTTCCACAAAGAATGCGTAGACAAATGGCTCAAGATAAACGCACTGTGCCCCCTCTGCAAAGCTGAGATAGACAGTGGCCCGACAACTGCTCCTGCCATTGGCTTTGGGCGTCGCCACAGTGACAACAGGGTAGGAAATGACATCGAATCGCAGCTGTAA